The following are from one region of the Leptospira neocaledonica genome:
- a CDS encoding CHAT domain-containing protein yields the protein MLNLIIDRVGAVNVFNILDSSGSGSESHLQSTMDEDLILEYIKEIENLVRVSVAIHQKSGHTPTLETDILHDLKILGETFYDQFFPAAIQEKLRLTTEKYLHFNIDPKLGVIPWELLHDGTCFLSDKFYIGKTVRGESSSGAFKEKEKLRMLIIADPTEDLEWAQKEGEQIFRVLSEKVPSSRLEIEFIGGRQVTKLKLLSLIKGKNIIHYSGHLYFSDDPLENGWLISEGKILKAREIKNSGFNTDMVFSNSCQSNKSATRNLNADLMNNFAGSFLMSGIKSFIGTNWEIADNQNTIDFTIQFYTNLFADKSIGESLYLAKEHARRNYDPSDLTWTNYSLHGQPIIRVVSDPTKGKPVHKIINPSLIFKFYPNPIAASYYKFTEKQKEESLTSYQLMEHLIFAFEEFSKVIGGILFSDHQNHSLGKYIPNNPDDAYNTERWWELMFQCLHDFRKLEITPVVTDLPEILFANKDTISKMIQWIDLYSKGQIQPESADGYLITFQYYFENLLTELEELERISIFLVSTNSNNHLFFRGIKSESSLVAAPMIKQDFIGEQIEKYRGKVIVFHEDRMQIFPLNCNIVENPETKELELSFLGFLPSKPGNLPHGGL from the coding sequence ATGCTGAACCTAATCATAGACAGAGTCGGTGCCGTAAACGTATTCAATATTCTAGATAGTTCCGGCAGTGGATCAGAGTCACATCTTCAATCCACTATGGACGAAGATTTAATTCTAGAATATATTAAGGAAATCGAAAACTTAGTTCGAGTTTCCGTTGCGATCCACCAAAAATCAGGGCATACCCCAACTCTAGAAACGGACATTCTTCATGATCTAAAGATCCTGGGAGAAACTTTTTACGATCAATTCTTCCCTGCGGCCATCCAGGAAAAACTCAGACTTACTACTGAAAAATATCTTCATTTTAATATAGATCCTAAATTAGGAGTGATCCCGTGGGAACTCCTACATGACGGCACTTGTTTTCTCTCAGATAAATTTTACATAGGAAAAACTGTAAGAGGAGAATCCTCTAGCGGCGCCTTTAAAGAAAAAGAGAAGCTCCGAATGCTCATCATCGCAGATCCAACTGAGGATCTAGAATGGGCTCAGAAAGAAGGAGAACAGATCTTTAGGGTTCTAAGCGAGAAGGTACCAAGTTCCAGATTAGAGATCGAATTCATAGGCGGACGCCAAGTTACTAAATTAAAACTTCTTTCTCTTATCAAAGGAAAGAATATCATCCATTACTCAGGACATCTTTACTTCTCCGATGATCCTTTGGAAAACGGATGGTTGATCTCAGAAGGAAAGATCCTAAAAGCAAGAGAGATCAAAAACTCAGGATTTAATACCGATATGGTGTTCTCCAACTCTTGCCAATCCAATAAGAGTGCTACCAGAAATCTGAATGCAGATCTGATGAATAATTTTGCCGGATCCTTTTTGATGTCCGGGATCAAAAGTTTTATAGGCACTAACTGGGAAATCGCAGACAATCAAAATACGATCGATTTCACGATCCAATTTTATACGAACTTATTCGCTGATAAAAGTATAGGCGAGTCCCTGTATCTAGCAAAGGAACATGCCAGAAGAAATTACGATCCAAGCGATCTTACTTGGACCAATTACAGTCTGCATGGGCAGCCAATCATCAGAGTGGTTTCCGATCCTACAAAAGGAAAACCTGTCCATAAGATCATTAACCCTTCTTTAATATTCAAATTTTATCCAAATCCGATAGCAGCTTCTTATTACAAGTTCACTGAAAAACAGAAAGAAGAATCACTTACTTCCTATCAATTGATGGAACATTTGATCTTTGCATTTGAAGAATTTTCCAAAGTGATCGGCGGGATTTTATTTAGTGATCATCAAAATCATTCTTTGGGAAAATATATCCCGAATAATCCGGACGACGCATATAATACAGAGAGATGGTGGGAACTGATGTTCCAATGCCTCCATGATTTCAGAAAATTAGAAATCACACCTGTTGTAACGGATCTACCTGAAATACTTTTTGCGAACAAGGATACAATCTCCAAGATGATCCAATGGATCGATCTGTATTCCAAGGGACAGATCCAACCAGAATCCGCGGACGGATATTTGATCACCTTCCAGTATTATTTCGAAAATCTTCTTACAGAATTAGAAGAATTGGAGAGGATCAGTATCTTCTTAGTTTCTACAAACTCGAATAATCATCTATTCTTCCGTGGAATAAAATCCGAATCTTCTTTAGTTGCTGCTCCGATGATCAAACAGGATTTTATTGGAGAGCAGATCGAAAAGTATAGAGGAAAGGTAATCGTTTTCCACGAAGATAGAATGCAGATCTTCCCTCTGAACTGTAATATAGTAGAAAATCCTGAAACCAAAGAATTGGAACTCTCTTTCTTAGGATTTCTTCCTTCTAAGCCCGGGAATCTGCCTCACGGCGGTTTATAA